The following is a genomic window from Miscanthus floridulus cultivar M001 chromosome 14, ASM1932011v1, whole genome shotgun sequence.
GGGGTTGAGCAGCGTGGTGAACTTGCAGAGGCAGCAGAGCAGCTCGTCCAGCACGTCCTCCAGCCCGTACCGCGCGATGCGCGCCACGGACACCAGCCCCTCCACGCACTGGTTCAGCGTCTCCTCGTCGTCGGCGCCGTCGAAGATGGCGGCCAGCGTCGCGACGGTGGGGCCCGACACCGCGATGAACACCTCTCGGCTCAGCTTGTGCTTGAAGTCGCACGGCGTGAAGGGCTCCAGCGCGCTCGACCGCTTCACCAGGTCAGCCCACCGGCTCCGCGTcatctccaccgccgccgccgacgtgCTGAAGACGGTGATGGCgttggtggagatggagtggaagAGCTCCGACAGGTACTCCCGCGGCAGGTCCTTCTTGTCGTTGATGGCGCGGTTGTTCCGGATGAAGTCCTCCTCcgacatcttcttcttcacctgcGGGTTGTGCAGGTCGGTGTTGAGCATGATGAGCGAGTAGCAGAGGATGAACGCCGCGTCCTTGGTGGCGAACccaccccccctccccccccccccccccccccccccccccccccccccccccccccccccggggaGCATGATGAGCGAGTAGCAGAGGATGAACGCGTTGGATCTTCTGCGACTCGCCGGGGAGCCGGAACGTCTCCAGGTACGTGCGCAGCGCCGTGTCCAGGATGGCGCCGGTGAAGTCGAACGTCTCGGTGAACTCCTTGAGCACCTTGAGGTGGAACTCGTTAGGGTCGCCCAGGAACTCGCCGATTTTGATCTTGTCGAGCCCCGGAGAGTAGCGGAGGAAGTAGGCCATGCTCCTGGGATTCGGCGGCGTCGGCACCAGGTGGCACAGCTTCAGGAACTCCACGCCCTTCTTCTGGTCGCGATTGTAGTGGTTCGCGGCGACGGCAACCTTCTTCTTCCGCAGCTTGCGCTTACGCACGAAGTCCACCCACGTCTCCCgatggccgccgtcgccgccgccgccggcggctgcggcggcggagtCCCAGCGCTCGATCCAGAAGAGGCGGAACTCCGACACGTCCACGGCGTAGGCGTCGTGTTTGGGGGTCTTGTCGATCTCGACGTTGTCGGCGATGGTGGTGATCATGTTGACGAGGCCCTCGAACGCCTGCAGCTGGATCGTCGTCATGGGGCCCGACACCGGGAACGCCGCCTTGCACAGCAGCTTGCCCACCTCCTCGAACACGTTGTGCAGCAGCGGGTCGCAGTCGTAGTTCACGTACATCTCGATCACAAACGTCGGCTGCCGGCAGAAGCTGATCAGGCCCTCGACCGCCACCTCCTGCAGCTGCTGTCCGTTGTCGCCGCCGCAAACGCGGAGCAGCACGAACATGAAGAAGGCCTCCAGCTGCAGCTTGAGGAACCTGGTGAAGCAGAGCAATGCAGTTGCCAACAGTTAGCAGTTAGCACCGAGCACAAACATGTAAAGGGGAAAATTTTAATTTGATGCCAACGAGTTTTGACCACAGTTGATTTGTGGAAATTTCAGTGGACTGATGGTAAAATTTTTGGGAAACACTACTGCTTCAGCGGTTAAAATAATTGTATACCACAGCAAATTTAAATTTtatgtcatacttgaaccctaAGAAAGATATCTTCAATCTTTAATTTACTCCTGAATTTTTAATGTCAGACAATATACACACCTTAACTTTTAAAACTAGACAAAATACACTCTAGTTTTAAATTTTTTGGGAAACACTATCGCTTCAGTCTTTAATAATTTTGAAATGGTCAATGGGTTATTTTTCTAGTTTTAAAAGTTAAGGTATGTATATCGCCACACGTCTTCCTCGCCACTCGCCGGTCTACTCCCTTCCTTCCTCGCGTCATGGAGTACGGCGCCATGGAGGTTGCTCGCGCCATGGAGGAGGCGCTGGACTCAGAGATGACACCAGACTCGGAGATGACGCTGGCCTCGGAGATGGCGCTGGACTTGGTCGAGATGGCACCGGACTCGGTCGAGATGGTGCCGGACTCCGTCGACGTGGTGCCGGACTCAGTCGAGGTGATGCCGGAGTCTCTATGTGCTCGCTGCGGCACGTTCCACGccgacaacgacgacgaaggCTGCTACCAAGCTCGCCGCGAAGCTAGCAGGTGTGCACGTTGCGTTATTGTACATAGAGACTACGATCTCACAACATGGATACTTGATGGCATAGAAAAAATTGATTGTGAGCTCCACATTCCTGATGTGGAGAAGCTTCAAATGGATGGTGACACAATACTTCTTCCTGAGCACGTTATCAAGAAGTTGGACGAGATCTACAATATGAAGAAGTTGGAAGATGCAAAGATGAAGCAAGATGCAAAGAAAGAACAGTAAGATACATGTCTCATTCAGTCGACCTAACAAGCATGTAAAAACTAATTTGCTAGTAATATTCTTGCTTCGGCTAGCAATTGCTTCGGCTAGCATGCTGCAAAGACTAACATGCTTGCATCTTCTAATATTCTTCTTCTAATTTGTTGCAGGAAGGCTAGCAATTGCTTCGGCTAGCAAGGAAGATTCACAAGAGATTTGCAATGGCAGTCGATCTTCtttctctagtttttctttttgcaTGTGAGGAATCTTGAACTTGTTGCACCCTTTAACTTTTATGGCTTCCCTCAAAACACTCTGAAGTGTTACAAAAATCGTGTTTGCTTTCCATGGAGAGTACTCTAAGAATGCCTGCAAAACATGTGTTCAAAAATTCAATCAATGAGTATATTAGTTGTTCAAGAAACAATGGAACGAGTGAATAATTGATCAATTTACCTGTTGGACTACTGGAActagatattttattatttttgcatCCTTCTTGTATTGAATAGCTTGAATAGCTCAAAAAACCCAAGTCTAAAATGTTAAAATCCAGAGAATTGGGTGGTTGACAAATGAGGCGAATGTCAAACCCTTCTTGCTTAGCAGTCTCACAAAAATAGGATCATCCACTTTTAAATGGGAAGGTGTATtatcttgttgtatgaaaattGTCTTGTTCAcatcttctcttggccatttggctCGAATGGCAGGCAGCACATTGTTTACGATGAAATCTCTAATCACCTGTCTTGTGATTGAAGTAATTGGCTTGATTACTTGTTCTACACGAAGACGATTGTGACTTCTTCTAACAGCATGTTCATAAGTGACAAGTGGAAAACAACATATTTTTCTATGAAAGCCACATTCTCTATTCCTAAACCTTGGCAGAGCAcaaacacacaagaacatgagCCTAGGGATGTAATTCTTGCTTTTACAAGTGCGATGTGGTTCGTCTTCCTCGGGTAGCAAGTAATATTTTTAGATTTTTGAGAGAGGTAGAACCATttttcatcaatgaacacaaaatCAAAAAAATCCTTAAATCTTGGATCACCAAGCAAACCCTGCTCAATCATGTCAACACACCACTTCAACCTAGTCTTCTTGTTAGCATCTGTGAGGTATGATTTGATGCTACTAGAGTGACGCCTAAACAAACTTTTTTTCAAATACCTTTGTATCCTAGCTTTGCTCATACCAAGTTTACTAGACACATCTTCTATGGTCATTCTTTGTTTGAGAGGAATGTTGCGCAATTGTTCCAAATCAAGAGGGACTGCCTTGCGGCCACATCTACCCTTCTTTTTACTTGCAGCCACAACAGGAATGTTATGAGCAAGTTGGTGTTTACCTTGCTTCCATAAGCGCTGAACTGACCGAGTGTGCACTCCAAATTGATCAGCAACAATTCTTGTATCCTTCTTGCCTAGTGTCTCATTCTTGCTTCTAGCCAACAATGCTTGGTACACTTGTCTTGTGACTTCTTCTGTCATGTCCTTCCTTCTATGGTGTACTTCAACGGGAACCTCAACATCTTGTTctattaaaagaaaaaaaaagaacattCTTCTTGTTAGCCATGGATTACATAAAAAATAATCGAAAAAGGAAAGAACAAAGTGAAAAAAATTATCAGCGAGGTTTTGTATGTAATCAAAGTCAACCGCACCATATTCATCTAATGGCAAGTTCAAATCAAATCCTGtccaaaaataaaacaaaaaaatcagaAAAGATGGCGCTTGAGGGAAACAACAAACTCAAACAAGAGAGGTGATTACCATTGTCGTTGCCGGACTCCAATATTGGCTCGTTGAGATCCAAGGCAAGATTGTCGTTGTCATCTTCTTCTAAGCGAATGTTCAGATCAAAGGCAGCAACTCTAGGATCAGCCATTGCATGCGGTAGTGAAGAGAAGAGAGGGAAAGCGCGGAGATGAAGCACGGTAATGGAAAGAGAAGAGGTCGAGGGAAAGACTCCATTAAAATAGGCACGGTGGAACACAAATGTCGGAGCTATTGAGCGGAAAAATTAGAATCCCGTGGTGCCACCGCAAAAATCGTTTGCATGTGAAAAACCAACGAAAACATGGCGCCCAACACGCCCAGAAACGCCCCCAAACACGAGCACAAACACGCTCAAGCGGCTCAGCGCGCGCACCACGCCTAGCAGAATCAAATCCGTGAGCCATGCAGCCACAGCGCACGCGACACGCCAGGTATCGAACCCGGGTCCTTCGGGCCAACGCCTCGCTGCACTAGC
Proteins encoded in this region:
- the LOC136504401 gene encoding uncharacterized protein, encoding MADPRVAAFDLNIRLEEDDNDNLALDLNEPILESGNDNGFDLNLPLDEYEQDVEVPVEVHHRRKDMTEEVTRQVYQALLARSKNETLGKKDTRIVADQFGVHTRSVQRLWKQGILRVLSMESKHDFCNTSECFEGSHKS